One Clavelina lepadiformis chromosome 1, kaClaLepa1.1, whole genome shotgun sequence genomic region harbors:
- the LOC143469942 gene encoding uncharacterized protein LOC143469942 isoform X1, protein MKIFGYLVIFVVLLGGIDQTFSWILGAPTDDDVSNEPLYYDMEGEGTTEANYITDRFETTGSPTISESVESSENATALPWQDYEIAEEDKNMPSLREVCLADIERAQTSIVKTFDAITLINFVSSSLDDAKAAGKTEIEIPEEFVSDVNTASLGDCFNMLIEYFQDTSVTAEDTYSLMESIRAKLEDKFSPDLDELLDVRQELLTKIGSIEETITFQIESLAKLFEKLSKLQVNKVYEDKNMDKELSVTSTSVLSDIEYGDDGSVDDTTESFMNEDIDDFAGIADILDLYEDTENETEGTEYGVNELGLDEDNSDETNIRDILNFYNDTDYTDEYTDDNYYDLNHDSDEYFPNTTYDANELDLDENHNDINDTLDLYDYTEGDASNYNLSNADELLGMLTNLFKTSNGSVLGGINNTLDLYDAIEDKFFNTQDMNDDTQYAENNYDDTQNVYDDTEDADESYAYAEDTSDDTAEFVNENYENTQYISDDTQAVDENYDDTQSTYDDTQDADESYAYTQDYTSDETEVVEENYAYTPEDSYVDTEDMYEDTEDADGSYFYTEDTSDDIEVVDENYDDTPEDNYDDTQEDNYDDTQDADESYAFTEDTTDDTEVVDEHYDDTQDIYDDTQDADGSYFYTEDTSDDIEVVDENYDDTPEDNYDDTQEDNYDDTQDADESYAFTEDTTDDTEVVDEHYDDTQDIYDDTQDADGSYFYTEDTSDDIEVVDENYDDTPEDNYDDTQENNYDDTQDADESYAFTEDTSDDIEVVDENYDDTPEDNYDDTQDADESYAFTEDTTDDTEVVDEHYDDTQDMYEDKEDTDEISDDTQNAYDDTEVVDENYDDTQDMYDDTQDTYEDNEAVEINGEKTYDDTQSAYDDIKGVQYKYENTQSMDSGEDPFTAKDTKTFYNYESNDILDLYDFTESDPSNVDDLPELLANLFPNSNENQDFSDILNSFTENDESIETIQKDYESYNANYYSNEEETIPLIDTSFPPEKNISEDDTKNSIGYYGIPDDSNEISSSFNSRLESLDYMEESNDDNKPEDGVIEEKVESENYVNVPALIISLSVTLLLFFVIVVLFACRRQQMKRTKFTTAGCVHKVPYGTIKNESNLVKKSLHECKSAQVYNIEI, encoded by the exons ATGAAGATATTTGGGTATTTGGTTATCTTCGTAGTGCTTCTTGGAGGG ATTGATCAAACATTTTCCTGGATACTGGGCGCTCCTACTGATGACGATGTCAGCAATGAACCATTGTACTATGATATGGAAGGAGAAGGAACCACTGAAGCAAACTATATTACTGACCGTTTTGAGACTACAGGCTCTCCAACGATTTCTGAAAGTGTTGAAAGTTCGGAAAATGCGACGGCTTTACCATGGCAAGATTACGAGATAGCGGAGGAAGACAAAAATATGCCATCGCTCAGGGAGGTCTGTTTGGCCGATATCGAGAGAGCGCAGACTTCTATTGTCAAGACATTTGACGCAATTACACTCATAAAT TTCGTATCATCTTCTTTGGATGACGCCAAGGCTGCTGgaaaaacagaaattgaaATACCGGAAGAATTTGTATCGGATGTTAACACTGCATCACTCGGA GATTGCTTCAATATGTTGATTGAATATTTCCAAGACACTTCTGTAACAGCAGAAGACACGTACAGTCTTATGGAATCCATCAGAGCAAAGCTTGAAGACAAATTCAGCCCAGATCTTGATGAACTGCTCGACGTTAG GCAAGAATTGTTAACAAAGATTGGTTCAATTGAAGAAACAATTACATTTCAAATAGAATCTTTGGcgaaattatttgaaaaactgAGCAAGCTGCAGGTCAATAAGGTTTACGAAGATAAAAACATGGATAAAGAGCTTAGTGTAACCTCCACGTCAGTGTTAAGCGACATTGAATATGGTGACGACGGATCTGTCGATGACACAACCGAGTCTTTTATGAATGAAGACATTGATGATTTTGCCGGTATTGCCGATATTCTTGATCTATATGAAGATACAGAAAATGAAACTGAGGGTACAGAATATGGAGTCAATGAACTTGGTTTAGATGAAGACAACAGCGATGAAACCAACATAAGGGATATTCTAAACTTTTACAACGACACCGACTATACCGATGAATACACGGATGACAACTATTACGACCTAAATCATGATTCTGACGAATATTTTCCTAATACGACATACGATGCAAATGAACTTGATCTGGATGAGAATCATAACGATATCAACGACACCCTCGACCTTTATGACTACACAGAAGGTGATGCCAGCAATTACAATCTCAGTAACGCTGATGAACTTCTTGGAATGTTGACCAATCTTTTCAAAACGAGTAATGGAAGTGTTTTAGGTGGTATAAATAATACACTTGACTTGTATGACGCCATAGAAGACAAGTTTTTTAACACGCAAGATATGAATGACGACACTCAGTATGCGGAGAATAATTATGACGACACACAAAATGTATATGACGATACAGAAGATGCAGATGAAAGTTATGCTTACGCAGAAGATACCTCTGACGACACAGCTGAGTTTGTAAacgaaaattatgaaaacacaCAATATATCTCTGACGACACACAAGCTGTAGACGAAAATTATGACGACACACAATCTACATATGACGACACACAGGATGCAGATGAAAGTTATGCTTACACACAAGATTATACCTCTGATGAGACGGAAGTTGTAGAAGAAAATTATGCCTACACACCAGAAGACAGTTATGTCGACACAGAAGATATGTATGAGGACACAGAAGATGCAGATGGAAGTTATTTTTACACAGAAGATACTTCTGACGACATAGAGGTTGTAGATGAAAATTATGACGACACACCAGAAGATAATTATGACGACACACAAGAAGATAATTATGACGACACACAAGATGCAGACGAAAGTTATGCTTTCACAGAAGATACCACTGACGACACAGAGGTTGTAGATGAACATTACGACGACACACAAGATATTTATGATGACACACAAGATGCAGATGGAAGTTATTTTTACACAGAAGATACTTCTGACGACATAGAGGTTGTAGATGAAAATTATGACGACACACCAGAAGATAATTATGACGACACACAAGAAGATAATTATGACGACACACAAGATGCAGACGAAAGTTATGCTTTCACAGAAGATACCACTGACGACACAGAGGTTGTAGATGAACATTACGACGACACACAAGATATTTATGATGACACACAAGATGCAGATGGAAGTTATTTTTACACAGAAGATACTTCTGACGACATAGAGGTTGTAGATGAAAATTATGACGACACACCAGAAGATAATTATGACGACACACAAGAAAATAATTATGACGACACACAAGATGCAGACGAAAGTTATGCTTTCACAGAAGATACTTCTGACGACATAGAGGTTGTAGATGAAAATTATGACGACACACCAGAAGATAATTATGACGACACACAAGATGCAGACGAAAGTTATGCTTTCACAGAAGATACCACTGACGACACAGAGGTTGTAGATGAACATTACGACGACACACAAGATATGTATGAGGACAAAGAGGATACAGATGAAATTTCTGACGACACACAAAATGCGTATGACGACACAGAGGTTGTAGACGAAAATTATGACGACACACAAGATATGTATGACGACACCCAAGATACCTACGAGGACAACGAGGCTGTCGAGATTAATGGTGAGAAAACATATGACGACACACAAAGTGCCTATGACGACATAAAAGGTGTACAATACAAGTATGAAAACACACAAAGCATGGACAGCGGTGAAGACCCGTTTACTGCGAAAgatacaaaaactttttataattaCGAAAGTAACGATATTCTTGATCTTTATGACTTCACAGAAAGTGATCCCAGCAACGTAGACGACCTTCCCGAATTGTTGGCCAATCTTTTTCCAAACAGCAATGAAAACCAAGATTTCAGCGATATTCTAAACTCCTTCACTGAAAATGATGAAAGTATTGAGACAATTCAAAAGGACTATGAAAGTTACAATGCCAACTATTACAGTAACGAGGAGGAAACGATTCCGCTCATTGATACCTCCTTCCCTCCAGAAAAAAACATCAGTGAAGATGATACCAAAAATTCTATTGGTTACTACGGTATCCCTGACGACAGTAATGAAATCTCCTCCTCTTTCAATAGCAGGCTTGAATCCCTTGACTACATGGAAGAGAGCAATGACGACAACAAACCTGAAGACGGTGTAATCGAGGAAAAAGTAGAATCCGAAAATTACGTCAATGTTCCGGCTTTGATAATTTCGCTCAGTGTaacattgttgttgttttttgttattgtggtTCTTTTCGCTTGTCGTCGACAACAAATGAAAAGAACAAAGTTTACCACGGCTGGTTGCGTCCACAAAGTACCGTACGgtacaataaaaaatgaaagcaaCTTAGTCAAAAAATCACTTCATGAGTGCAAATCCGCACAAGTGTACAATATTGAGATATAA
- the LOC143469942 gene encoding uncharacterized protein LOC143469942 isoform X2: MKIFGYLVIFVVLLGGIDQTFSWILGAPTDDDVSNEPLYYDMEGEGTTEANYITDRFETTGSPTISESVESSENATALPWQDYEIAEEDKNMPSLREVCLADIERAQTSIVKTFDAITLINFVSSSLDDAKAAGKTEIEIPEEFVSDVNTASLGDCFNMLIEYFQDTSVTAEDTYSLMESIRAKLEDKFSPDLDELLDVRQELLTKIGSIEETITFQIESLAKLFEKLSKLQVNKVYEDKNMDKELSVTSTSVLSDIEYGDDGSVDDTTESFMNEDIDDFAGIADILDLYEDTENETEGTEYGVNELGLDEDNSDETNIRDILNFYNDTDYTDEYTDDNYYDLNHDSDEYFPNTTYDANELDLDENHNDINDTLDLYDYTEGDASNYNLSNADELLGMLTNLFKTSNGSVLGGINNTLDLYDAIEDKFFNTQDMNDDTQYAENNYDDTQNVYDDTEDADESYAYAEDTSDDTAEFVNENYENTQYISDDTQAVDENYDDTQSTYDDTQDADESYAYTQDYTSDETEVVEENYAYTPEDSYVDTEDMYEDTEDADGSYFYTEDTSDDIEVVDENYDDTPEDNYDDTQEDNYDDTQDADESYAFTEDTTDDTEVVDEHYDDTQDIYDDTQDADGSYFYTEDTSDDIEVVDENYDDTPEDNYDDTQEDNYDDTQDADESYAFTEDTTDDTEVVDEHYDDTQDIYDDTQDADGSYFYTEDTSDDIEVVDENYDDTPEDNYDDTQENNYDDTQDADESYAFTEDTSDDIEVVDENYDDTPEDNYDDTQDADESYAFTEDTTDDTEVVDEHYDDTQDMYEDKEDTDEISDDTQNAYDDTEVVDENYDDTQDMYDDTQDTYEDNEAVEINESDPSNVDDLPELLANLFPNSNENQDFSDILNSFTENDESIETIQKDYESYNANYYSNEEETIPLIDTSFPPEKNISEDDTKNSIGYYGIPDDSNEISSSFNSRLESLDYMEESNDDNKPEDGVIEEKVESENYVNVPALIISLSVTLLLFFVIVVLFACRRQQMKRTKFTTAGCVHKVPYGTIKNESNLVKKSLHECKSAQVYNIEI; encoded by the exons ATGAAGATATTTGGGTATTTGGTTATCTTCGTAGTGCTTCTTGGAGGG ATTGATCAAACATTTTCCTGGATACTGGGCGCTCCTACTGATGACGATGTCAGCAATGAACCATTGTACTATGATATGGAAGGAGAAGGAACCACTGAAGCAAACTATATTACTGACCGTTTTGAGACTACAGGCTCTCCAACGATTTCTGAAAGTGTTGAAAGTTCGGAAAATGCGACGGCTTTACCATGGCAAGATTACGAGATAGCGGAGGAAGACAAAAATATGCCATCGCTCAGGGAGGTCTGTTTGGCCGATATCGAGAGAGCGCAGACTTCTATTGTCAAGACATTTGACGCAATTACACTCATAAAT TTCGTATCATCTTCTTTGGATGACGCCAAGGCTGCTGgaaaaacagaaattgaaATACCGGAAGAATTTGTATCGGATGTTAACACTGCATCACTCGGA GATTGCTTCAATATGTTGATTGAATATTTCCAAGACACTTCTGTAACAGCAGAAGACACGTACAGTCTTATGGAATCCATCAGAGCAAAGCTTGAAGACAAATTCAGCCCAGATCTTGATGAACTGCTCGACGTTAG GCAAGAATTGTTAACAAAGATTGGTTCAATTGAAGAAACAATTACATTTCAAATAGAATCTTTGGcgaaattatttgaaaaactgAGCAAGCTGCAGGTCAATAAGGTTTACGAAGATAAAAACATGGATAAAGAGCTTAGTGTAACCTCCACGTCAGTGTTAAGCGACATTGAATATGGTGACGACGGATCTGTCGATGACACAACCGAGTCTTTTATGAATGAAGACATTGATGATTTTGCCGGTATTGCCGATATTCTTGATCTATATGAAGATACAGAAAATGAAACTGAGGGTACAGAATATGGAGTCAATGAACTTGGTTTAGATGAAGACAACAGCGATGAAACCAACATAAGGGATATTCTAAACTTTTACAACGACACCGACTATACCGATGAATACACGGATGACAACTATTACGACCTAAATCATGATTCTGACGAATATTTTCCTAATACGACATACGATGCAAATGAACTTGATCTGGATGAGAATCATAACGATATCAACGACACCCTCGACCTTTATGACTACACAGAAGGTGATGCCAGCAATTACAATCTCAGTAACGCTGATGAACTTCTTGGAATGTTGACCAATCTTTTCAAAACGAGTAATGGAAGTGTTTTAGGTGGTATAAATAATACACTTGACTTGTATGACGCCATAGAAGACAAGTTTTTTAACACGCAAGATATGAATGACGACACTCAGTATGCGGAGAATAATTATGACGACACACAAAATGTATATGACGATACAGAAGATGCAGATGAAAGTTATGCTTACGCAGAAGATACCTCTGACGACACAGCTGAGTTTGTAAacgaaaattatgaaaacacaCAATATATCTCTGACGACACACAAGCTGTAGACGAAAATTATGACGACACACAATCTACATATGACGACACACAGGATGCAGATGAAAGTTATGCTTACACACAAGATTATACCTCTGATGAGACGGAAGTTGTAGAAGAAAATTATGCCTACACACCAGAAGACAGTTATGTCGACACAGAAGATATGTATGAGGACACAGAAGATGCAGATGGAAGTTATTTTTACACAGAAGATACTTCTGACGACATAGAGGTTGTAGATGAAAATTATGACGACACACCAGAAGATAATTATGACGACACACAAGAAGATAATTATGACGACACACAAGATGCAGACGAAAGTTATGCTTTCACAGAAGATACCACTGACGACACAGAGGTTGTAGATGAACATTACGACGACACACAAGATATTTATGATGACACACAAGATGCAGATGGAAGTTATTTTTACACAGAAGATACTTCTGACGACATAGAGGTTGTAGATGAAAATTATGACGACACACCAGAAGATAATTATGACGACACACAAGAAGATAATTATGACGACACACAAGATGCAGACGAAAGTTATGCTTTCACAGAAGATACCACTGACGACACAGAGGTTGTAGATGAACATTACGACGACACACAAGATATTTATGATGACACACAAGATGCAGATGGAAGTTATTTTTACACAGAAGATACTTCTGACGACATAGAGGTTGTAGATGAAAATTATGACGACACACCAGAAGATAATTATGACGACACACAAGAAAATAATTATGACGACACACAAGATGCAGACGAAAGTTATGCTTTCACAGAAGATACTTCTGACGACATAGAGGTTGTAGATGAAAATTATGACGACACACCAGAAGATAATTATGACGACACACAAGATGCAGACGAAAGTTATGCTTTCACAGAAGATACCACTGACGACACAGAGGTTGTAGATGAACATTACGACGACACACAAGATATGTATGAGGACAAAGAGGATACAGATGAAATTTCTGACGACACACAAAATGCGTATGACGACACAGAGGTTGTAGACGAAAATTATGACGACACACAAGATATGTATGACGACACCCAAGATACCTACGAGGACAACGAGGCTGTCGAGATTAATG AAAGTGATCCCAGCAACGTAGACGACCTTCCCGAATTGTTGGCCAATCTTTTTCCAAACAGCAATGAAAACCAAGATTTCAGCGATATTCTAAACTCCTTCACTGAAAATGATGAAAGTATTGAGACAATTCAAAAGGACTATGAAAGTTACAATGCCAACTATTACAGTAACGAGGAGGAAACGATTCCGCTCATTGATACCTCCTTCCCTCCAGAAAAAAACATCAGTGAAGATGATACCAAAAATTCTATTGGTTACTACGGTATCCCTGACGACAGTAATGAAATCTCCTCCTCTTTCAATAGCAGGCTTGAATCCCTTGACTACATGGAAGAGAGCAATGACGACAACAAACCTGAAGACGGTGTAATCGAGGAAAAAGTAGAATCCGAAAATTACGTCAATGTTCCGGCTTTGATAATTTCGCTCAGTGTaacattgttgttgttttttgttattgtggtTCTTTTCGCTTGTCGTCGACAACAAATGAAAAGAACAAAGTTTACCACGGCTGGTTGCGTCCACAAAGTACCGTACGgtacaataaaaaatgaaagcaaCTTAGTCAAAAAATCACTTCATGAGTGCAAATCCGCACAAGTGTACAATATTGAGATATAA
- the LOC143469968 gene encoding dihydropyrimidinase-related protein 2-like has protein sequence MALQSGKKNIPKIASERLLIKGGKIVNPEISFYADIFIENGIIRQLGNDLIIPGGVTTIDAQGALVFPGGIDVSTNFDSSPHMDHDCDFKTVDNFYSGTRAALLGGTTTVLDFVSGDEGRLISTFQERIEASSISCCDVGFHVDVTKWNDEVKQAMTSLAIEQGVNSFRVHMSGRWQLDDWEIYEVLEHIKSLGGIALVHAENGSLVKKCTEDLKKKGITQPEDILQTRREEFEVEAVNRVILIAGVVKCPLFFWNVTSEKSIEAISNARRKGQLVYGQALAIALIQNGSVYRQKWEQAAASLTWPPLRDHAFAQQQLLEALGSGDLWCVSSGHCVYADAMKAMAKGDFSKIPPGTSGAYERMMALWSRGVVPGIIDQHQFVSLTSTNAAKLFNLFPQKGYIAVGSDADLVLWRERDELLLNDKLKNFNISKPECTNPFLGFESYGGPVAVICHGKVVFNDNQVNVIQSLGNLLKRPLHSPFVYDRIKIQEEISKEQSFSNETIKAVYIPGSNLRGNNVKVFKTPEKPERYTRNCGHRAMHQSGWSFSGEQVDDSVKPKNNRYSTPPGGLSHFSLT, from the exons ATGGCATTGCAATctggaaaaaaaaacattcctAAAATAGCG AGCGAACGGCTGTTGATTAAAGGAGGAAAGATTGTAAACCCAGAAATATCGTTTTATGCCGATATTTTCATAGAAAATGGAATTATTCG GCAATTAGGGAATGATCTCATTATCCCAGGCGGAGTAACAACAATTGATGCACAGGGTGCGTTGGTCTTTCCGGGTGGAATAGACGTATCGACGAACTTCGATTCATCACCTCACATGGATCACGATTGCGATTTCAAGACAGTTGATAACTTTTACAGCGGGACCAGAGCCGCTCTTCTCGGTGGCACTACCACTGTTT TGGATTTTGTAAGCGGAGATGAGGGACGGCTGATTTCAACATTCCAGGAAAGAATAGAAGCCAGCTCCATTAGCTGCTGTGACGTAGGCTTTCACGTGGACGTGACAAAGTGGAATGATGAAGTAAAACAAGCCATGACGTCTTTAGCCATAGAGCAAGGAGTGAACTCTTTTAGAGTCCACATGTCCGGTCGATGGCAGCTGGACGATTGGGAG ATATACGAAGTATTAGAGCATATCAAGTCCTTGGGAGGAATCGCCTTAGTGCATGCTGAGAATGGGTCTTTAGTGAAAAAGTGCACCGAAGATCTTAAAAAGAAAGGAATTACCCAGCCCGAAGACATCTTGCAGACTAGGCGAGAAGAA TTTGAAGTTGAAGCAGTGAACAGAGTCATACTCATAGCAGGTGTAGTGAAATGTCCCCTTTTCTTTTGGAACGTAACGAGCGAAAAATCAATTGAAGCTATTAGCAATGCTCGTAGAAAAG GTCAGCTTGTGTATGGTCAAGCATTGGCCATTGCTTTGATTCAGAATGGTTCGGTTTACCGGCAGAAATGGGAACAGGCAGCTGCGTCACTAACCTGGCCTCCGCTGAGAGATCATGCTTTTGCCCAACAACAACTTTTAGAAGCGCTTGGAAG TGGTGATTTGTGGTGTGTATCAAGTGGTCACTGCGTTTATGCAGACGCAATGAAGGCTATGGCAAAAGGCGATTTCAGTAAAATTCCACCAGGAACTAGCGGTGCATATGAACGTATGATGGCACTGTGGAGTCGTGGTGTG GTACCAGGAATTATCGACCAACACCAATTCGTGTCCTTGACGAGTACAAATGcagcaaaacttttcaatcttTTTCCGCAAAAAGGCTACATTGCAGTTGGTTCAGACGCTGATCTGGTTTTATGGAGAGAAAGAGACGAGCTTTTACTTAATGATAAGcttaaaaactttaacattTCTAAACCAGAGTGCACCAACCCCTTTCTAGGTTTTGAAAGTTATGGTGGCCCAGTAGCTGTCATTTGCCACGGAAAAGTTGTGTTCAACGACAATCAg GTAAACGTCATTCAGTCTCTTGGAAATCTTTTAAAACGTCCTCTTCATAGTCCATTTGTCTACGATCGTATAAAAATTCAAGAAGAGATTTCCAAAGAGCAGTCGTTTAGTAATGAAACCATCAAGGCCGTCTATATTCCTGGCAGCAACCTAAGAGGTAACAATGTGAAAGTCTTCAAGACACCTGAAAAGCCAGAAAGATATACACGGAACTGTGGGCATAGAGCAATGCATCAATCTGGATGGAGTTTTTCTG GGGAGCAAGTCGACGATTCAGTCAAGCCGAAGAATAACAGATATTCAACACCTCCTGGTGGTCTGTCACACTTTAGTTTAACTTAA
- the LOC143473190 gene encoding uncharacterized protein LOC143473190, whose translation MKSFLCVAIIVLLAAQSASAAWLACWTFQSYESSQKYYLSRSRSQIGSTYGKICAMHSPTNRLVSNMACIQSNINHFNSQYAAASRDLATGEQQYRALSSQVSRALTQAQKVPKADSCAFKQEMLFHLISKQF comes from the exons ATGAAAAGCTTCTTGTGTGTCGCTATTATTGTACTTCTTGCAGCTCAGTCTGCCAGTGCCGCTTGGTTG GCTTGCTGGACATTCCAAAGCTACGAAAGCAGCCAAAAGTATTACTTGAGTCGTTCAAGAAGTCAAATTGGATCCACTTACGGCAAGATTTGCGCCATGCACAGCCCTACTAACCGTCTTGTTTCCAACATGGCGTGCATCCAGAGCAACATTAATCACTTCAATAGCCAATATGCAGCTGCTTCCAGAGATCTTGCAACAGGCGAACAACAATACAGGGCATTGTCAAGCCAGGTTTCTAGGGCTCTTACTCAAGCTCAGAAGGTTCCCAAGGCCGACTCTTGCGCattcaaacaagaaatgcTCTTCCACTTGATTTCCAAGCAGTTCTAA
- the LOC143472859 gene encoding uncharacterized protein LOC143472859, with protein MKIAFLVALALCVQCASAGWLTWSSFNSRMGCMERTLSSLSSYTNTVKRAVDGDDSKLRSVESQLNSFSRTISSQSSQIRSIQGRASQLRRNSAAMKAQMNQAFSLFNSRPELNACSYSSYDILMCMLYGDDASNY; from the exons atgaaaattgcttttctCGTCGCTTTGGCTTTGTGCGTTCAATGCGCAAGCGCTGGCTGGCTG ACCTGGTCAAGTTTCAACAGCCGCATGGGTTGCATGGAAAGAACATTGAGCAGTCTCTCAAGTTATACCAACACAGTCAAACGCGCTGTAGATGGCGACGACTCGAAACTTAGAAGTGTCGAGAGCCAGTTAAATTCCTTTAGCCGAACCATCAGCAGCCAATCAAGCCAAATTAGATCCATCCAAGGCAGGGCATCCCAATTGAGAAGAAACTCGGCCGCTATGAAGGCTCAGATGAACCAAGCTTTCAGCTTGTTTAACAGCCGACCCGAGCTCAATGCATGCTCCTACTCCTCTTACGATATCTTGATGTGCATGCTTTACGGCGATGACGCCAGCAATTACTAG
- the LOC143444123 gene encoding uncharacterized protein LOC143444123 encodes MRIALLLALVFLQCYSAHAWGWFCYSYWVPCSTYYSWTNNFSHRSSSARSLVSVTSSRTCSLYTKMKRLESTYSSQKSTVLSNTRAINLARSDLNAAKNDWESVNSRMSDLNAKANIWAKVKPCVISDDMYKCIVAQYQ; translated from the exons ATGAGGATTGCTTTACTTTTGGCTCttgtctttttgcaatgctACTCGGCTCATGCATGGGGATGG tTTTGCTATTCCTATTGGGTTCCTTGTAGTACATATTACAGCTGGACAAATAACTTTTCCCATCGCTCCAGTTCAGCCAGAAGTCTCGTGAGTGTAACCTCCTCACGCACCTGCTCACTGtacacaaaaatgaaaagacTTGAAAGCACCTATTCGTCTCAAAAGTCTACAGTTCTCAGCAACACAAGAGCTATTAATCTTGCTCGCTCTGATCTGAACGCCGCAAAGAACGATTGGGAATCTGTTAACTCCAGGATGTCTGATTTGAACGCCAAAGCTAACATCTGGGCTAAGGTTAAGCCTTGTGTCATATCTGACGACATGTACAAATGCATCGTTGCTCAGTACCAGTAA